One window of Brachionichthys hirsutus isolate HB-005 chromosome 21, CSIRO-AGI_Bhir_v1, whole genome shotgun sequence genomic DNA carries:
- the LOC137909909 gene encoding muscarinic acetylcholine receptor M1-like has product MNHTSSSESIYFFGSTSPGMRDQSVTTSIADPVVSASGGYYQELTILLDNVGGWKKDNVSHATSQGGNFTPSPVNRTLRLPAENFDLLGGHAIWQVIIIVLLSGSLSVVTVVGNILVLVSFKVNKALKTVNNYYLLSLAFADLIIGTLSMNLYTTYLIMDQWALGPVVCDLWLAIDYVASNASVMNLLVISFDRYFSVTRPLTYRAKRTTKRAMTMIGLAWSISFILWAPAILFWQYIVGERTVQPNECYIQFLSEPIITFCTAIAAFYLPVTIMAILFWKIYQMTEKRAKDMQGLKGSGSGNSPNQAQNKGGSSGRAGDQCLMNSQKEPSAVSSRSCSNSELNRFALESSVSGGLQRRRTCRAFFFCYQFSSMWSGHQASRRSVNTTTTVVAEAEHSSCDSFNNNDLGCRGNQSGSEEVAAGPSRPPKDAKESGWMKKTKDKQPSSPDQGETISQSPAVSSSKASQSPSAITMKDAAMAKRFASKAKTEITKRKNEKKANEKKAARTLSAILFAFITTWLPYNIMVLVNAFCQDCIPQTLWALGYWLCYVNSTVNPMCYALCNKTFRTTFRDILTCQWNHRMTKPPFYQRKAVAFKK; this is encoded by the exons CATCAGGTGGCTACTATCAGGAACTGACGATATTATTGGACAATGTTGGTGGGTGGAAGAAGGATAATGTGAGTCATGCCACAAGTCAAGGAGGAAACTTCACCCCTTCCCCAGTAAACAGGACATTAAGGTTGCCAGCGGAGAACTTTGACCTGCTAGGAGGACATGCTATCTGGCAG GTCATCATAATCGTCCTCCTCAGTGGATCGCTTTCCGTTGTTACTGTTGTGGGCAACATCCTCGTGTTGGTGTCTTTCAAGGTCAACAAGGCACTGAAGACAGTGAACAACTACTACCTGCTTAGCCTAGCATTCGCTGACCTGATCATCGGCACGTTGTCAATGAACCTGTACACCACCTACCTCATCATGGACCAGTGGGCTCTGGGGCCGGTGGTCTGTGACTTGTGGCTTGCAATAGACTACGTTGCCAGTAATGCCTCAGTCATGAACCTGCTTGTCATCAGCTTCGACAG GTATTTCTCTGTGACCAGACCTTTGACTTATCGAGCCAAGCGTACGACCAAGCGAGCGATGACCATGATTGGATTAGCCTGGTCCATCTCTTTCATTCTCTGGGCACCAGCCATCTTGTTCTGGCAGTACATTGTGGGTGAGCGGACTGTCCAGCCTAACGAGTGCTACATCCAGTTCCTATCTGAACCCATCATTACATTCTGCACTGCTATCGCTGCATTTTACTTGCCAGTAACTATAATGGCAATCCTGTTCTGGAAGATCTATCAGATGACAGAGAAACGTGCCAAAGATATGCAAGGTCTGAAGGGATCGGGTTCAGGCAACAGCCCAAACCAGGCTCAGAATAAGGGGGGTAGCAGTGGGAGAGCTGGTGATCAATGTCTGATGAACAGCCAAAAAGAACCTTCAGCTGTGAGCTCTCGAAGCTGCAGCAACTCTGAGCTAAATCGCTTCGCTCTGGAGAGCAGCGTATCAGGAGGGCTGCAGAGAAGGAGGACGTGCCGTGCATTCTTCTTTTGCTACCAGTTTTCATCAATGTGGTCGGGTCATCAGGCATCCAGAAGGTCTGTCAACACCACAACCACTGTGGTGGCTGAGGCCGAGCACAGCAGCTGCGACAGCTTTAACAACAATGATCTCGGCTGCCGTGGGAACCAGTCAGGCTCTGAGGAAGTTGCTGCAGGTCCATCAAGGCCTCCAAAAG atGCTAAGGAATCTGGATGGATGAAGAAAACCAAGGATAAGCAACCATCTTCACCTGACCAAGGCGAAACGATATCGCAATCGCCTGCTGTCAGTTCATCAAAGGCTTCCCAATCACCGTCGGCCATCACCATGAAAGACGCAGCGATGGCCAAACGCTTCGCCTCGAAGGCCAAGACGGAGATCACCAAGCGCAAGAATGAAAAAAAGGCCAACGAAAAGAAAGCAGCGAGGACTCTGAGCGCCATCTTGTTCGCCTTCATCACAACATGGCTGCCGTACAACATCATGGTGTTGGTCAACGCTTTCTGTCAGGACTGCATCCCACAAACGTTGTGGGCCCTCGGCTACTGGCTGTGCTACGTTAACAGCACGGTCAACCCCATGTGCTACGCCCTGTGCAATAAGACCTTCCGGACAACGTTCAGGGACATTCTGACCTGCCAGTGGAATCATCGCATGACCAAGCCTCCTTTTTACCAGAGAAAGGCTGTGGCTTTCAAGAAGTAG